Genomic segment of Oscillatoria salina IIICB1:
AGCACCTGAAGCGTATTAAAGAAGCGGCGCTGAATCTGAATGGTTTGTTTAGTAATTTATCCCAGTCTTAGTTATACCTCTAGATTGAGTAACCAATGCCGTAACGGATTTACGATTGTTAGGGCAAGGAGAAAAAGATGATTAAATCTTGGATGGTGATTGGGGGTGTGACGCTTTTGGTTGCTCTCGGTAGCAATCTGGTTACGCCGGATGGCGTTCGTTGGTTTAAGCGCCAGCAACGCCCTCGTTGGTTGACATTTGAGTGGGCGATTCCCTTTATTTGGACTTTTATTTTTATTTGTGGCGCTTGGTCTGCTTATATTATTTGGGAAAGCGATCCCGGAACGACTGAGACTTGGTTATTGATGGGTTTTTATTTGCTTTTGGAAGTAGCGATCGTTGCTTATACACCTGTTATGTTTGCCCTTCGCAGTTTAAAAATTGGTACGATTGTTGGTGCTGTGGGTACGGTTTTAGGTTTAGTTTTAACTCTGATAGTTCTATCTATTTCAGGCTGGGCGGCTTTGTTATTATTGCCTTATCTACTTTGGAGCCCTGTTGGTACTTATACGACTTGGGAAATGATGCAGTTAAATAATATTGATTAAATTTAATTTGATTCAAACTTTCTTTGCTAACTATCTGCTTGCTTAGAAAAGAAAGTTTCTGGTCAAATATCCACCGTGAAGCCCACGGTGGTTTGTAGAGAACTTAATTCCTTGCTCGCTGGAAAAATTGCTTTTTTCCACGCTCTACTTAATCAATTCCAGCTTTTAGTAGATTTTAACGGAAACGCTTTTTACGCCGCGCGATCGCCTTGCGCTTGCGCTTTTCGATGGGAGTTTCGTAGTGACGGCGACGCTTGATGTCAGCAAATATTCCTGCTTTTGAGACTTGACGCTTAAAGCGACGTAATGCCGATTCAATGTTTTCGTTTTGTCCGACAACCACTTGGGTCATACAGTATCTTACCTCCTTTGTGAATTTACTGTTTTTGAGTGGTGATTAATAATTGGCGAACTTAGACAAGAAATTTAGCGTTGCTTACTTTTTCCTTTAAGCTACGAGAGCGAAAGCGAATTCAGCAACGCGATCGTTTATCCTGATTGCATTTTTTGCCAATCAGTCAGAATTTACAATATAGCTTTAAAGCTTAAAAAAGTCTACCAATAAAAATTTTTACTCAACAATCATCATAGCGTAAAAGGGAAAAAGAATCAAGAAAAGGCGTTCCGATCTTGAGAACGCCAGCAAGATTTTCGTGAGAGAGTTACGGAGAATCTCATCACGATCGCCTGGAAACTACTTTTGGAGATTTTCCATTCCAGAGACTACTTTCGCCGAGTCAATGCGATCGCCTTGTTTAATGGTATCGACAACATCCATTCCGTCAGTGACATAGCCAAAAACCGCATAATCGCCATCTAAGAAAGCTAAATCGGACAAAGCAAAGTAAAACTGAGAAGAAGCCGAATCAGGCATTTGCGAACGAGCCATCGCGATCGCCCCGCGACTATGCTTCAAAGCCACTGGGGGAGCGGAAAAACCTGCCTGTCGTCCCAAAGCCTTACTATAAGTAGGTTCTTCTTCACCTTCAAGCTGAATTTCCAAAGGAATGTAACGAGGTCGAGAAGTTTCGGGATCGACAAAACCACCCGTACCAGTACCTTGAGGATCGCCACCTTGAGCGACAAAAGGTTGGGGATCTTTAACAACCCGGTGAAAAGTTAATCCATTATAGAAACCTTTAGAGACAAGATCGACAAAATTACCCGCCGTGATCGGAGCATTATTGCCATCCACCTCAATAGTAATTGGCGAACCATTAACGGTCATCTCCACCGTGGCTGTACCTTCGAGTCTGGGTAAATCTTTCATTGTTTGATTGCTAACTTGAGTTGCTACGGGTAAATCTGTCTGCGTTGTCAAGGAAGAATCTGAATTAGCCGATTGGGAAGTACAACCTCCCATAATCAGTCCCCCAACCGCGATCGCTACAAACAGCGATCTGAGTGAAGCCCATGCTACATTATTCGTCCGCAGTGGGCGGGATAATGTT
This window contains:
- a CDS encoding TspO/MBR family protein; this translates as MIKSWMVIGGVTLLVALGSNLVTPDGVRWFKRQQRPRWLTFEWAIPFIWTFIFICGAWSAYIIWESDPGTTETWLLMGFYLLLEVAIVAYTPVMFALRSLKIGTIVGAVGTVLGLVLTLIVLSISGWAALLLLPYLLWSPVGTYTTWEMMQLNNID
- a CDS encoding peptidylprolyl isomerase, with protein sequence MGGCTSQSANSDSSLTTQTDLPVATQVSNQTMKDLPRLEGTATVEMTVNGSPITIEVDGNNAPITAGNFVDLVSKGFYNGLTFHRVVKDPQPFVAQGGDPQGTGTGGFVDPETSRPRYIPLEIQLEGEEEPTYSKALGRQAGFSAPPVALKHSRGAIAMARSQMPDSASSQFYFALSDLAFLDGDYAVFGYVTDGMDVVDTIKQGDRIDSAKVVSGMENLQK
- the rpsU gene encoding 30S ribosomal protein S21; the encoded protein is MTQVVVGQNENIESALRRFKRQVSKAGIFADIKRRRHYETPIEKRKRKAIARRKKRFR